The genomic interval GTGACGGACGACGGCCAGATTAGCGGGGGCGTGGTCTTTACGAATTCGAGAGGCATCTTCGTGGAAGGCGACATCGAGCACCCAGTGGAGCTGGTTTTCAATACCCCAGTGGCTGCGCACCCCTTGGGCAAAGCGTTGGACATCGCCGTCAAAACTAACGAGATAGTAGCGCTGCTCAATGGTCGGGGGTTGACCGAGGATACGGCGTTCAGCCTCCACGAGGCCAACGCGTTTTAAGCCAACCCAGCGCTCAGCGTTGATGAGGTGCTCGACCCCATCGAGCAACCAGTGGCGGCGGATGAAAGCGGTATGGGGCAGTGGCGATCGCCTTTTACCAGGACCTGTTTGCCTTCCTCTGCCTGCTGCTGGTCACCCCCCTGGCCAGCCTGGCCCTGACACCCCA from Leptolyngbya sp. KIOST-1 carries:
- a CDS encoding ISAs1 family transposase → MPHTAFIRRHWLLDGVEHLINAERWVGLKRVGLVEAERRILGQPPTIEQRYYLVSFDGDVQRFAQGVRSHWGIENQLHWVLDVAFHEDASRIRKDHAPANLAVVRHIALNLLRQDAFAKGGIKAKRLQAGWDNDYLIRLLSS